In a single window of the candidate division KSB1 bacterium genome:
- a CDS encoding response regulator, whose translation MRILIVDDDADFSRLISKYLTPFGECEVAVNGQDAIESVKLAFEEAHPYDLICLDIMMPNLDGQDALKKIRDIEKEKGIRVGEGAKVIMLTALDDDDQRLVSFLRLCDGYLTKPLQKKELFEKLREIELINV comes from the coding sequence ATGCGTATTTTGATTGTTGATGACGACGCTGATTTTAGCCGGTTAATCTCAAAATATCTCACCCCATTCGGTGAATGCGAAGTCGCAGTAAATGGGCAAGATGCAATTGAATCGGTCAAACTGGCATTCGAAGAAGCTCACCCCTACGACCTCATTTGCCTGGATATCATGATGCCGAACCTGGATGGCCAGGATGCACTCAAGAAAATCCGAGATATTGAAAAAGAAAAGGGAATCAGGGTCGGTGAAGGCGCCAAAGTCATTATGCTCACTGCTCTTGATGATGACGATCAGAGATTGGTTTCATTTCTGCGACTCTGCGATGGGTATCTTACCAAACCGCTTCAGAAAAAAGAGTTGTTTGAGAAATTGCGAGAGATTGAGTTGATTAATGTTTAG
- a CDS encoding four helix bundle protein, with the protein MERWDCHPDASGLAEFLPVAEKYGLRSQICRSAVSIPSNIAEGCSRSSQVDFKRFLEIALGSSFELETQLIIIEELSIISAKETKVILHQSIKNKR; encoded by the coding sequence TTGGAAAGGTGGGATTGCCATCCCGACGCTTCGGGATTGGCAGAATTCCTTCCTGTTGCAGAAAAATATGGTTTAAGAAGTCAGATTTGTCGTTCTGCTGTATCGATACCTTCAAATATTGCCGAGGGTTGCAGTCGAAGCAGTCAAGTAGATTTTAAGCGGTTCCTGGAAATTGCTTTGGGTTCATCATTTGAATTGGAAACTCAATTAATCATCATTGAAGAACTATCTATCATCTCAGCTAAAGAGACAAAAGTAATTTTGCATCAGTCAATAAAGAACAAAAGATGA
- a CDS encoding prenyltransferase, producing the protein MRSKIKGYFMLFRILPVMVWSFTGSLVGTALAVFTGYEINWLAFLLVLTISALIQGYPTHIINEIYDWKSGADRREPHGQKSGGSKVLQAKLLTIRDMWQVFFVSHVILVILLSACTLVINSQIVYAFIIPGYLCGLLYSLPPFRFSYRPFLGEWLGGFAGIVLLVLGSYYAQTLTVNSFSVLIALGMGLTYIGIMTFFHYLDFEHDQLATPVKKTTVVSLGLNGSRKYAYLCLLFSASVFLFYIFKFGIQGLPLL; encoded by the coding sequence ATGCGTTCAAAAATCAAAGGCTACTTTATGCTCTTTCGAATTCTGCCGGTCATGGTCTGGTCGTTTACGGGGAGCCTTGTTGGAACTGCCCTGGCCGTATTTACAGGCTATGAAATAAACTGGCTGGCTTTTTTGTTAGTACTAACAATATCCGCCCTGATCCAGGGTTATCCAACTCACATTATTAATGAAATTTATGACTGGAAGAGCGGCGCGGACCGCCGGGAACCGCACGGGCAAAAATCCGGAGGTAGTAAAGTCCTGCAAGCCAAATTGCTCACCATTCGAGACATGTGGCAAGTTTTTTTCGTCTCGCATGTTATTTTAGTTATTTTGCTCAGCGCTTGTACTTTGGTAATTAATTCTCAAATTGTCTACGCCTTTATCATTCCGGGCTATCTGTGCGGCCTGCTTTATTCCCTGCCCCCTTTTCGCTTTTCGTACCGTCCGTTTCTTGGAGAATGGCTGGGTGGTTTCGCAGGAATCGTTTTACTCGTTTTAGGTAGTTATTATGCCCAAACCTTAACAGTCAATTCATTCTCAGTCCTAATTGCTTTGGGTATGGGTTTGACTTACATCGGTATCATGACATTCTTTCACTATCTCGATTTTGAGCACGATCAATTAGCCACTCCGGTCAAAAAAACGACTGTCGTTTCTTTAGGACTCAACGGCAGCCGGAAGTACGCTTACCTCTGCCTGCTCTTTTCAGCAAGTGTATTTTTGTTTTACATTTTTAAGTTCGGGATACAAGGATTGCCCTTGTTATT
- a CDS encoding glycosyltransferase: protein MRKIVFILWGNIKYDGRVQKEIHTLRKNGYNVELILQNFGNDDLTKYDFKIRYFDFTPKSHPIRNFFLPFQFCRAAAKFLGEIQPDIVHCNDLNTLYAGYLHKKSGANFKLVYDAHELYPEQFIDLTRRIWWNVIEKRLLRYADEIILPEKNRVSYFKKKYDINHVHLIENFPIQRQLPPDNYLEGIEPASKGKIKLLYIGAMFENRGIRHMVNAMPLLPEDYCLLLVGQVSATMARTLKDLVFMNGLADRIFILQPVENRNVINVINSADIGLVFYNNATLNDYYCASNKLYEFIVCSKYVVTNDHPGLKETVEGNGFGQCIDTLNSSAIAQAVSKIGLNGKKFSNTERFLWANQEQIFLDIYS, encoded by the coding sequence ATGAGAAAGATTGTCTTCATTCTATGGGGAAATATTAAGTACGACGGTAGAGTCCAAAAAGAAATCCACACGTTGCGTAAAAATGGCTACAATGTTGAATTGATACTCCAGAACTTCGGGAATGATGATTTAACGAAATATGATTTCAAAATTCGATATTTCGACTTCACGCCTAAGTCACATCCTATTCGGAATTTCTTTCTTCCGTTTCAATTTTGCCGCGCAGCAGCAAAATTTTTAGGAGAAATTCAGCCTGATATAGTGCATTGTAACGATTTAAATACTCTTTACGCGGGCTATCTACATAAGAAATCGGGAGCCAATTTTAAACTGGTTTATGATGCACACGAATTATATCCGGAACAGTTTATTGACTTGACACGACGGATTTGGTGGAATGTTATCGAAAAACGACTATTAAGATACGCTGATGAAATCATACTTCCTGAGAAAAACCGGGTTTCGTATTTTAAGAAAAAATACGACATCAACCATGTTCATCTAATCGAGAATTTCCCAATTCAAAGACAACTACCGCCAGACAACTATCTTGAAGGAATTGAACCAGCTTCAAAAGGCAAAATCAAGTTGCTGTACATAGGCGCAATGTTTGAGAATCGAGGCATAAGGCACATGGTTAATGCCATGCCATTGTTACCAGAAGATTATTGTCTTTTACTGGTCGGTCAGGTCTCGGCGACAATGGCGAGGACTCTTAAAGACTTAGTATTCATGAATGGTCTGGCAGACCGGATATTTATTCTTCAACCTGTTGAAAACCGGAATGTTATAAATGTCATAAATTCTGCAGATATTGGACTAGTGTTTTACAACAATGCCACCCTCAATGACTACTATTGTGCAAGCAATAAACTTTACGAGTTTATCGTTTGCAGCAAGTATGTTGTGACCAATGATCATCCCGGTTTAAAAGAGACAGTAGAAGGAAATGGTTTTGGACAGTGTATTGATACTTTGAACTCATCTGCAATAGCACAAGCTGTATCCAAAATCGGGTTGAACGGCAAGAAATTTAGTAATACTGAGCGTTTCCTCTGGGCTAATCAAGAACAGATATTTCTTGATATCTACTCATGA
- a CDS encoding PD40 domain-containing protein, which produces MRFRSISFLAVFTFLFSIQNYASDKNDKKKKEWDVTATFGPTKQVEFTTTEGTWMNLDVSPDGDEIVFDLLGDIFIIPIAGGKATLLSGGPAYEVQPRFSPNGNLISFTSDRGGGDNIWVMSKDGSGAQVVTKEDFRLLNNACWTPDGNYLIARKHFTSRRSLGAGEMWMYHISGGKGLKMTKRKNDQQDAGEPCMSPDGRYLYFSEDMTSGGRFQYNKDPHGQIYVIRRLDTETGKIKNIVSGPGGAVRPQVSPDGKLLAFVRRVRSKSVLFLHDLETGEQWPIYDNLHKDQQEAWAIFGVYPNYAWTPDNQHLVFWAKGHIWKINISNKEVVQIPFEAELKHTVHEAIRIKQKVSPETFEVKMVRQATTSPDGEWLVFNGVGYLWKKQLPDGKVERLSQDEHFEYEPAFSPDGKWIVYTTWDDVELGGIYKVGLDGGKPRKLNRRKGYYFSPSISPDGQRILYRRGTGTSLLGFAHGVEPGLYWISANGGAEHFIREKGSEPRLNLKGDRVYFQEGIKDNKRAFKSVRLDGGDEQTHFTSQYATRFVPSPDEEWMAFTEFFNAYITPFPKTGSSVELSGKIKTIPIKKVSRDAGVSLHWSGDSNKLHWTIGPEYYTRELSSSFDFVDGAPDTIPPPDTSGLNIGLVLETDVPAGKTVFVGARIISMRGDEVIENGTLVVDGNRIVAVGVSGDVQIPDGAKTIDAIGKTIMPGIVDVHAHVSHFGTGMTPQQNWPYYANLAFGVTTTHDPSATTEKVFTQSEMVKAGILVGPRIYSTGTILYGADGNFKAVIDSLDDARSHLRRMKAVGAFSIKSYNQPRREQRQQILKAARELGMMVVPEGGSTFYHNMNMILDGHTGIEHSIPITPVYKDVLTLWSSSSTGYTPTLVVGYGAISGENYWYHHTNVWENKRLLTFHPRAVIDARSRRRQMAAEDDYGHISLAADAKALIDAGGKVQLGAHGQRQGLAAHWEMWMFAQGGMTPLETIRVATLFGAEYIGLDDDIGSLEPGKLADLIVMNENPLENIRNSENILYVMVNGRLYDAESMNEIGNHPRVRGSFYWENPKTSDAFVWREGIGFEELKCGCGRQ; this is translated from the coding sequence ATGCGATTTAGATCTATCTCATTTCTTGCAGTATTTACTTTTCTATTCTCAATCCAAAATTACGCGTCCGATAAGAATGACAAAAAAAAGAAAGAGTGGGATGTCACCGCCACTTTTGGTCCCACGAAACAGGTGGAATTCACAACCACCGAGGGAACCTGGATGAACCTCGATGTCAGCCCGGACGGCGACGAAATCGTGTTCGATCTTCTCGGCGATATTTTTATCATACCGATTGCCGGAGGCAAGGCCACGTTGTTGTCAGGCGGACCCGCTTACGAGGTGCAACCCCGTTTCAGTCCGAACGGAAACCTGATCAGTTTTACCAGTGACCGCGGCGGCGGCGACAACATCTGGGTCATGAGTAAAGACGGCAGCGGAGCTCAAGTGGTGACCAAAGAAGATTTTCGTTTGCTCAACAACGCATGCTGGACCCCGGATGGCAACTACCTGATTGCGCGCAAGCATTTTACCAGCCGGCGTTCCCTCGGCGCGGGCGAAATGTGGATGTACCATATTTCGGGCGGCAAGGGCTTGAAGATGACCAAGCGCAAAAACGACCAGCAGGATGCGGGTGAACCTTGTATGTCGCCCGACGGCCGGTACCTTTATTTTAGCGAGGACATGACCTCCGGCGGCAGGTTCCAATATAATAAAGATCCGCACGGTCAAATTTACGTGATCCGCCGGTTGGATACTGAAACCGGAAAAATCAAGAACATTGTGAGCGGTCCCGGCGGCGCAGTTCGTCCGCAGGTTTCGCCTGATGGTAAGCTTTTGGCTTTTGTGCGGCGGGTTCGCTCAAAAAGCGTTCTTTTTCTCCACGACCTCGAAACCGGGGAGCAGTGGCCGATTTACGATAACCTGCACAAAGACCAGCAGGAGGCCTGGGCCATTTTTGGTGTTTATCCTAACTACGCCTGGACGCCTGACAACCAGCACCTCGTTTTCTGGGCGAAAGGACACATCTGGAAAATCAATATTTCCAACAAAGAAGTCGTTCAGATTCCATTTGAAGCAGAACTGAAACACACAGTTCACGAGGCTATTCGAATTAAACAAAAAGTCAGCCCGGAGACGTTTGAAGTCAAGATGGTTCGGCAAGCCACTACTTCGCCGGACGGTGAGTGGCTGGTCTTCAATGGCGTCGGTTATTTGTGGAAAAAGCAACTGCCCGATGGCAAAGTTGAGCGGCTTAGCCAGGATGAGCACTTTGAGTACGAACCCGCTTTTAGCCCGGACGGCAAATGGATCGTTTATACGACCTGGGACGATGTCGAATTGGGCGGCATTTACAAAGTCGGACTTGACGGCGGTAAACCAAGAAAGTTAAACCGCCGCAAAGGGTATTATTTCTCGCCTTCGATTTCCCCTGACGGGCAGCGAATCCTGTACCGGCGAGGCACCGGCACCTCGCTGCTCGGGTTTGCACATGGCGTTGAACCGGGCCTATACTGGATTTCAGCAAATGGCGGCGCCGAACATTTTATTCGCGAAAAAGGAAGTGAGCCGCGGCTTAATCTCAAAGGGGATCGAGTTTATTTCCAGGAAGGAATCAAAGATAACAAAAGAGCGTTTAAAAGCGTGCGCCTGGATGGCGGTGATGAACAGACCCATTTCACTTCGCAATATGCAACTCGATTCGTACCGAGTCCGGATGAAGAATGGATGGCTTTTACAGAATTTTTTAACGCGTATATCACTCCATTTCCAAAAACCGGTTCATCTGTGGAGCTCAGCGGTAAGATTAAAACCATTCCAATTAAAAAAGTCAGCCGGGATGCCGGCGTTTCTTTGCACTGGTCCGGGGACAGTAACAAATTGCACTGGACGATTGGACCGGAGTACTACACCCGCGAGTTAAGTTCCAGTTTTGATTTTGTGGATGGTGCGCCTGACACGATTCCCCCGCCGGATACCAGCGGCTTAAACATTGGATTAGTTCTGGAAACAGACGTACCGGCAGGTAAAACCGTTTTTGTCGGTGCGAGAATTATCAGCATGCGCGGCGATGAAGTCATTGAAAACGGTACTTTGGTGGTAGACGGAAACCGCATCGTAGCGGTTGGCGTGTCCGGGGACGTGCAAATTCCTGACGGCGCCAAAACGATCGATGCGATTGGTAAAACAATCATGCCGGGGATAGTAGACGTCCATGCGCATGTTTCTCATTTTGGTACCGGTATGACACCGCAGCAAAACTGGCCATATTACGCGAACCTCGCATTCGGGGTGACCACCACCCACGATCCTTCCGCGACCACAGAAAAAGTGTTCACCCAGTCGGAAATGGTTAAAGCTGGCATACTCGTCGGCCCAAGGATTTACTCAACCGGCACGATTCTCTATGGTGCAGACGGAAATTTCAAAGCCGTTATCGACAGCCTTGATGACGCGCGCTCACATTTACGCCGCATGAAAGCGGTTGGCGCTTTTTCGATAAAAAGCTACAACCAGCCGCGGCGTGAACAGCGCCAGCAAATCCTCAAAGCCGCTCGTGAATTGGGAATGATGGTTGTACCCGAAGGCGGCTCAACCTTCTACCACAACATGAATATGATCCTTGACGGTCACACCGGCATTGAGCACTCCATTCCCATAACTCCGGTTTATAAAGATGTGTTGACTCTTTGGAGCTCAAGCAGCACAGGTTACACCCCAACTTTGGTGGTCGGCTACGGCGCAATTTCCGGCGAGAATTATTGGTATCATCACACCAATGTCTGGGAAAATAAACGGTTGCTGACTTTCCACCCAAGGGCGGTTATTGACGCACGTTCCCGGCGCCGTCAAATGGCTGCTGAGGATGACTATGGTCATATCAGCCTTGCCGCCGACGCAAAAGCGCTTATTGACGCCGGTGGTAAAGTGCAGCTCGGCGCACATGGCCAACGGCAGGGTCTGGCTGCTCACTGGGAAATGTGGATGTTCGCGCAAGGCGGCATGACGCCCCTGGAGACGATTCGGGTGGCTACTTTGTTTGGGGCTGAATATATCGGTCTGGATGATGATATTGGCTCGCTTGAACCCGGGAAGCTGGCCGATTTAATTGTGATGAATGAAAATCCGCTTGAAAATATTCGCAACAGTGAAAACATTTTATATGTCATGGTAAACGGCCGTCTCTACGACGCCGAGTCCATGAACGAGATTGGTAATCATCCGCGGGTACGCGGCTCTTTCTACTGGGAAAATCCCAAAACCAGCGACGCATTTGTCTGGAGAGAAGGGATTGGGTTTGAGGAGTTAAAATGCGGGTGCGGCAGGCAGTAG
- a CDS encoding histidine phosphatase family protein, with product MQKKLFLSQGIIILIALCLPTVVFSEEPEAISLLGKQLYRSALQGDLEQLQSNLKQAQADYEKNPDDPERIIWLGRRTAYLWRYHDAIDIYSKGIKKHPNYPKLYRHRGHRYISIREFDKAIADLEKAARLTENMQDEIEPDGAPNKHNIPRGTLKFNIWYHLGLAHYLKGDFENALSAYFQCMKYSKNDDVLCATSDWLYMTYRRLGKNEEAAGVLEPIQENMEILENTSYHNRLLMYKGLKSPDELLNSENPDELSLATQGYGVGNWYLYTGKNKKAREIFEKIIAGKYWPAFGFIAAEAELQKPGEVSETGIKPTVYLVRHAEKLADWPHGSIGDYQPLSSAGIARTEKLADYFKDLSLSAIYSSNTTRTLHTAFPLAQKKELKITVAEACKDTSAITAFFQELNEKFGPGDAVLLVTHSNLVPYHLMKAGLPKECEDEMGFTHPTATSWILIEGYDHIWKIEQSSKHRVDCGGVTRIEY from the coding sequence ATGCAAAAAAAACTATTTCTCTCCCAAGGGATCATTATTCTCATTGCCCTGTGCCTACCCACCGTTGTCTTTTCCGAAGAACCGGAAGCAATTTCTCTTTTAGGAAAGCAGCTCTATCGCTCGGCCCTGCAAGGCGATCTTGAACAACTGCAGTCAAACCTGAAGCAAGCGCAAGCGGACTACGAGAAAAATCCGGATGATCCGGAACGCATCATCTGGCTGGGCCGCCGGACGGCATATTTGTGGCGCTATCATGACGCCATCGATATTTATTCAAAGGGGATTAAAAAACATCCCAATTATCCAAAACTCTACCGCCACCGCGGGCACCGTTACATTTCGATTCGGGAATTTGACAAAGCCATTGCCGACCTCGAAAAAGCAGCTCGATTAACCGAGAACATGCAGGATGAAATTGAACCGGATGGCGCGCCCAACAAACACAATATTCCCAGAGGCACCCTGAAATTCAACATTTGGTACCATTTAGGACTCGCACATTACTTAAAGGGCGATTTTGAAAATGCCCTGAGTGCTTATTTCCAGTGCATGAAATATTCAAAAAACGACGATGTCTTGTGCGCCACCAGCGATTGGCTCTACATGACTTACCGTCGACTCGGTAAAAACGAAGAAGCTGCGGGAGTTTTGGAACCCATTCAGGAAAACATGGAAATTCTCGAGAACACCTCTTATCACAACCGCCTGCTCATGTACAAAGGTCTGAAATCTCCGGACGAACTTCTCAATAGTGAAAATCCGGATGAACTGTCACTTGCGACACAAGGGTACGGTGTCGGAAATTGGTATCTTTATACCGGGAAAAACAAAAAGGCCAGGGAGATATTTGAAAAAATTATCGCCGGGAAATATTGGCCGGCATTTGGCTTCATCGCCGCCGAAGCAGAATTGCAAAAACCGGGAGAAGTTAGCGAAACCGGAATAAAGCCGACCGTTTATCTGGTCCGGCACGCAGAAAAGCTGGCTGATTGGCCGCACGGAAGCATCGGCGATTATCAGCCCTTAAGTTCTGCGGGCATTGCCAGGACCGAAAAGTTAGCCGATTATTTTAAAGACCTCTCGCTCTCAGCAATTTATTCCAGCAACACAACCCGAACGCTGCACACGGCATTTCCGCTGGCGCAAAAGAAGGAACTTAAGATTACCGTTGCAGAGGCATGCAAAGACACATCTGCAATCACGGCATTTTTCCAAGAACTGAATGAGAAATTTGGTCCTGGAGACGCAGTTTTATTAGTCACTCATTCAAATTTAGTTCCTTATCATCTTATGAAAGCCGGACTTCCGAAAGAATGTGAAGATGAAATGGGATTTACTCACCCGACTGCCACTTCCTGGATTCTCATCGAAGGGTACGATCATATCTGGAAAATTGAGCAGTCAAGCAAGCACCGAGTAGACTGCGGCGGTGTTACCAGAATTGAATATTAA